One segment of Rhinatrema bivittatum chromosome 14, aRhiBiv1.1, whole genome shotgun sequence DNA contains the following:
- the AQP8 gene encoding aquaporin-8 yields the protein MSAPEFAMSLKDHDLDAEHKVTQPHWYERYVQPCIAELLGTAIFVFIGCVSVIENVESTGRLQPALAHGLTLGLTIAILGGISGGHFNPAVSLGAWLIGGLNIVLLLPYWVSQLCGGMIGAALAKAMTTENRFTNSTGAAFTSVTSDAQIPSAIGGEIVMAFLLVLAVCMGAINQQTKTPLAPFCIGFTVTVDILAGGDVSGACMNPARAFGPAVVANYWDYHWVYWVGPMVAGLLVGALIRLLLGDKKSRLFLK from the exons ATGTCGGCGCCAGAGTTTGCAATGTCTTTGAAAGATCATGACCTGGATGCAGAGCATAAAGTGACACAGCCACACTGGTACGAGCGCTATGTACAGCCCTGCATCGCTGAGCTGCTTGGTACAGCCATTTTTGTGTTCATTGGCTGTGTCTCGGTCATCGAGAATGTGGAAAGTACCGGGAGACTGCAACCAGCACTCGCCCATGGACTGACTCTCGGACTCACCATTGCCATCCTAGGAGGCATAAG TGGTGGGCATTTTAACCCAGCCGTGTCACTTGGGGCGTGGCTGATTGGTGGCCTGAATATAGTGCTGCTTCTGCCATACTGGGTGTCCCAGCTGTGTGGTGGGATGATAGGGGCAGCTCTTGCAAAG GCAATGACCACGGAAAATCGATTCACGAATTCCACGGGTGCGGccttcacctctgtcacatcAGATGCGCAGATCCCGAGTGCTATCGGAGGAGAGATCGTGATGGCTTTCCTCCTGGTCCTGGCTGTCTGTATGGGAGCCATCAACCAGCAAACCAAGACCCCTCTGGCACCGTTCTGCATCGGCTTCACCGTCACGGTCGATATCTTAGCAGG GGGAGATGTCTCCGGAGCCTGCATGAATCCTGCACGAGCATTTGGCCCAGCAGTAGTAGCAAATTACTGGGACTATCACTGGGTGTACTGGGTAGGGCCTATGGTAGCCGGCCTGTTAGTAGGAGCCTTGATAAG GCTCCTGCTGGGTGACAAAAAGAGCCGACTGTTCCTGAAGTGA